A window from Aquiluna borgnonia encodes these proteins:
- a CDS encoding ABC transporter substrate-binding protein, translated as MTENKKSRFAVKSIAAMGALALGAAVLTGCSAATTAGGCELGPEQDGDLVLKLGTALPLTGNLAFLGPPEEAGVALAIADVNSAAKGITIEATLGDSGDTDNKAYDTEIPRLLGAGVEAVVGAASSGTSLQFIDRLVAECVIQFSPANTSAAFTTYEDKGLYFRTAPSDVLQGEVLGNLIAEDGHQKISMIVLNDSYGTGLAEFVTKAFEAAGGEVLAAPTYNTGDTNFSSQIAEALAPGPDAVVLITFDEAKTIVPEITAQFPGDKLYFVDGNLTDYSADFPAGTLEGAKGTYPGVNESKIGDFITRMDENWQAQGNAALELNAYGPESYDAVVLLALAALEARSTEGANMSAKLQEVSGGSGSGQKCTTFAECADIINAGGTADYDGPSGNVTFNEVGDPTDGNILIQQFDGNNVPSTIRG; from the coding sequence ATGACTGAAAACAAGAAGTCACGCTTTGCCGTCAAGTCGATCGCTGCTATGGGTGCACTTGCACTCGGTGCAGCAGTTCTGACTGGCTGCAGCGCTGCAACCACCGCTGGCGGTTGTGAGCTCGGTCCAGAGCAGGACGGAGACCTAGTTCTAAAGCTAGGAACCGCCCTACCTCTAACCGGTAACCTCGCATTCCTCGGCCCACCAGAAGAGGCCGGTGTAGCTCTAGCTATCGCCGACGTCAACTCCGCCGCAAAGGGCATCACCATCGAGGCCACCCTGGGTGACTCCGGTGACACCGACAACAAGGCTTACGACACTGAGATCCCACGTCTACTTGGCGCTGGCGTTGAGGCTGTTGTAGGTGCCGCATCGTCCGGTACCTCACTGCAGTTCATCGACCGCCTGGTTGCAGAGTGTGTAATCCAGTTCTCCCCAGCTAACACCTCAGCTGCCTTCACCACCTACGAGGACAAGGGTCTGTACTTCCGTACCGCTCCATCAGACGTCCTACAGGGTGAGGTTCTAGGTAACCTGATCGCAGAAGACGGACACCAGAAGATCTCGATGATCGTTCTGAACGACTCCTACGGAACTGGTCTAGCTGAGTTCGTTACCAAGGCCTTCGAGGCTGCTGGTGGCGAGGTTCTAGCTGCACCTACCTACAACACCGGTGACACCAACTTCTCAAGCCAGATTGCCGAAGCTTTGGCTCCTGGACCAGACGCTGTTGTACTGATCACCTTCGACGAGGCTAAGACCATCGTTCCTGAGATCACCGCTCAGTTCCCTGGCGACAAGCTGTACTTCGTTGACGGAAACCTGACTGACTACTCGGCAGACTTCCCAGCTGGCACCCTAGAGGGCGCTAAGGGAACCTACCCAGGTGTCAACGAGTCCAAGATTGGTGACTTCATCACTCGCATGGACGAGAACTGGCAGGCACAGGGCAACGCAGCACTTGAGCTAAACGCTTACGGTCCTGAGTCCTACGACGCAGTTGTACTTCTAGCTCTTGCAGCTCTTGAGGCACGCAGCACCGAGGGTGCCAACATGTCTGCAAAGCTTCAGGAAGTTTCCGGTGGATCCGGCAGCGGCCAGAAGTGCACCACTTTCGCCGAGTGTGCTGACATCATCAACGCTGGTGGAACCGCCGACTACGACGGCCCATCGGGCAACGTTACCTTCAACGAGGTTGGAGACCCAACCGACGGTAACATCCTGATTCAGCAGTTCGACGGAAACAACGTTCCTTCCACCATCCGTGGATAG
- a CDS encoding ABC transporter ATP-binding protein: MTRVVEIKDLVAGYLPGVNILNGANLYADKGELIGIIGPNGAGKSTLLKSIFGLVKVREGSITLNGDDITGLKPNQLVSKGVGFIPQTNNVFPSLTIEENLQMGIFQQPAKYSERLDFVVSIFEELGKRLKQRAGSLSGGERQMVAMGRALMMDPAVLLLDEPSAGLSPVRQDEAFLRVSEINKAGVTCIMVEQNARRCLQISDRGYVLDQGKDAVTGTGRELLNDPQVIGLYLGTLGA, from the coding sequence ATGACCCGCGTAGTTGAAATCAAAGACCTGGTCGCCGGATACCTTCCCGGGGTAAACATCCTCAATGGCGCCAATCTTTACGCCGACAAAGGTGAGCTAATCGGAATCATTGGACCCAACGGTGCTGGAAAGTCCACCCTGCTCAAGTCAATCTTCGGACTGGTAAAGGTCAGGGAGGGTTCAATCACCCTGAACGGTGACGACATCACGGGACTAAAGCCAAACCAATTGGTTTCCAAGGGTGTGGGCTTCATTCCACAGACCAACAACGTTTTCCCTTCGCTAACCATCGAGGAAAACCTCCAGATGGGCATCTTCCAGCAGCCAGCCAAATACAGTGAGCGCCTGGACTTCGTGGTGTCCATCTTTGAGGAGCTAGGAAAGCGTCTGAAGCAGCGCGCAGGATCTCTATCCGGCGGTGAGCGACAGATGGTTGCCATGGGTCGTGCCCTAATGATGGATCCAGCGGTCTTGCTGTTGGATGAGCCATCCGCAGGTCTGTCACCTGTTCGTCAGGATGAGGCTTTCCTAAGGGTTTCTGAAATCAACAAGGCCGGTGTGACCTGCATCATGGTTGAGCAGAATGCTCGCCGCTGCCTTCAGATTTCAGACCGTGGTTACGTCCTAGACCAGGGTAAAGATGCGGTCACCGGAACCGGTAGAGAGCTACTGAATGACCCACAGGTCATTGGTTTGTATCTCGGAACCCTGGGTGCCTAA
- a CDS encoding ABC transporter ATP-binding protein, translating into MSANPTPQKSTNLHVGDAKPGCKKNDPILVIDNVKKTFGGLTAVDVEHLEIPRGAITALIGPNGAGKTTLFNLLTGFDTPDTGTWSFLGNQLAGVPSFKVAQMGQVRTFQLTKALSLLTVLENMKLGAKNQAGEKLINALIPSRWKKQDQEFEAKAMELLKRFKLDAKKDDFAGSLSGGQRKLLEMARALMTDPTLVMLDEPMAGVNPALTQSLLEHVLNLKNDGMTVLFVEHDMHMVRHIADWVVVMAEGKVVAEGAPDTVMREQAVIDAYLGAHQDTDLGVVTGRIQVISEEDK; encoded by the coding sequence TTGTCCGCTAACCCAACCCCCCAGAAATCCACCAACCTCCACGTTGGTGACGCAAAGCCTGGCTGCAAGAAGAACGATCCGATTCTGGTAATCGACAATGTCAAGAAGACCTTCGGTGGTCTGACCGCGGTTGATGTTGAGCACCTAGAGATTCCGCGCGGTGCGATTACTGCTCTGATTGGCCCAAATGGTGCAGGCAAGACCACGCTGTTCAACCTGCTAACCGGCTTTGACACTCCTGACACCGGAACCTGGTCGTTCCTAGGAAACCAGCTCGCTGGCGTGCCGTCGTTCAAGGTTGCTCAAATGGGTCAGGTCCGCACCTTCCAGCTGACCAAGGCGTTGAGCCTATTGACCGTGCTTGAAAACATGAAACTCGGTGCCAAGAACCAGGCCGGTGAGAAGCTGATCAACGCCCTAATCCCATCCCGCTGGAAGAAGCAGGACCAGGAATTTGAGGCCAAGGCAATGGAGCTGCTCAAGCGCTTCAAGCTCGATGCCAAGAAGGACGACTTCGCAGGTTCGCTATCCGGCGGACAGCGCAAGCTCTTGGAGATGGCTCGCGCCCTAATGACCGATCCAACGCTGGTAATGCTCGATGAGCCAATGGCTGGAGTCAACCCGGCCCTCACCCAGTCGCTTCTCGAGCACGTGCTCAACCTGAAGAACGATGGAATGACCGTACTGTTTGTGGAGCACGACATGCACATGGTGCGCCACATCGCCGACTGGGTTGTGGTTATGGCTGAAGGCAAGGTGGTGGCCGAGGGCGCCCCCGACACCGTAATGCGCGAGCAGGCCGTGATTGACGCCTACCTCGGCGCCCACCAGGACACTGACCTGGGCGTTGTGACCGGCCGCATCCAGGTGATTAGCGAAGAGGATAAGTAA
- a CDS encoding branched-chain amino acid ABC transporter permease: MDWGSILNNTLAGLLTPTTLAFALAALGLAMHFGFAGLLNFGIAGFMAVGAYGYAISVLTFGLPWWAGMIAGVAASVVFALIMGIPTLRLRGDYLAIVTIAAAEILRLLFLTTAFEPVTGSADGLFGYNNKGGFSAANPFPSGTYGIGPWTYNSETLWTLTFGLIVLAFAALLLWSLMRSPWGRVIKGIREDEDAVRALGKNVFAYKMQALIIGGVFGALGGIVLATSTNVSPGVYVTSLTFFLWTALLLGGAATIFGPIVGSVIFWVLQAFLTNVLPALATSGILPVSGIQAATLRYVLVGIGLMLLVIYRPQGIFGDKREMTFVR; this comes from the coding sequence ATGGATTGGGGATCAATTCTGAACAACACCCTGGCTGGTTTGCTAACGCCAACCACGCTGGCCTTTGCTCTGGCAGCCCTTGGGCTCGCCATGCACTTCGGTTTCGCTGGCCTGCTGAACTTCGGTATTGCCGGATTCATGGCGGTCGGTGCCTACGGGTACGCCATATCCGTGTTGACCTTTGGACTGCCCTGGTGGGCTGGCATGATCGCCGGAGTTGCAGCATCGGTTGTCTTCGCTCTAATCATGGGTATTCCAACCCTGAGGTTGCGCGGCGACTACCTTGCTATTGTGACAATCGCAGCCGCGGAGATCCTTCGCCTGCTGTTCCTAACCACTGCTTTTGAGCCGGTTACCGGTTCGGCTGATGGTCTATTTGGCTACAACAACAAGGGTGGCTTCTCTGCGGCCAACCCGTTCCCGTCCGGCACCTACGGCATCGGCCCATGGACCTACAACTCCGAAACCCTTTGGACTCTGACTTTTGGTTTGATTGTTTTGGCCTTTGCAGCTCTGCTGCTGTGGTCACTGATGCGTTCACCTTGGGGACGAGTAATCAAGGGTATTCGTGAAGATGAAGACGCGGTTCGCGCACTTGGAAAGAACGTCTTTGCTTACAAGATGCAGGCCCTAATCATCGGTGGTGTCTTCGGAGCTCTCGGCGGAATTGTGCTAGCGACCAGCACCAACGTCTCACCCGGTGTCTACGTGACCTCACTGACTTTCTTCCTGTGGACTGCCTTGCTTCTAGGTGGCGCTGCCACAATCTTCGGGCCGATTGTCGGTTCGGTGATCTTCTGGGTGCTCCAGGCCTTCCTAACCAACGTGCTGCCAGCACTAGCCACCTCAGGGATCCTTCCGGTCTCTGGAATTCAGGCCGCAACCCTGCGATATGTGCTGGTTGGAATCGGATTGATGCTCCTGGTGATTTATCGTCCGCAAGGTATTTTCGGAGACAAGAGGGAGATGACCTTTGTCCGCTAA
- a CDS encoding branched-chain amino acid ABC transporter permease, protein MSAGTAALADSVGEEYERGITGNVKLDGEPLSGIRITVDGGGYSAETVTGADGKWFIGVPGTEGDAYKITLDQTTLPEGIAVTEGGATQEKVLGKGTTVVQNFFIGEGTRVTVSMFDQVVARLIYGINFGLMLGLAAVGLSLVFGTTGLSNFAHSEMVTFGAIMALVLGTGLQLPIWLAIPAAVLLSGGLGWALDAGLWKPLRKKGLALVQLMIVSIGLSLTVRYLFQYFVGGGTEQLPGADSTLVPLFGSVALSVTDLVSMGISIVVIGGFAWWLLKTKTGKATRAISDNPDLAAASGIDVDKVIQTVWIISGALAGLAGVLWAYFRPGIKWDMGAQILLLIFAAVTLGGLGTAFGALLGSLVVGILVETSSLLIPADLKYVGALVVLIGILLFRPQGILGKKQRIG, encoded by the coding sequence ATGAGCGCGGGAACCGCAGCTCTGGCGGACAGCGTTGGAGAAGAGTACGAGCGCGGGATTACGGGAAACGTAAAACTTGACGGCGAACCGCTTTCTGGCATTCGCATCACCGTTGACGGCGGCGGATACAGCGCTGAAACCGTAACCGGTGCTGACGGCAAGTGGTTTATCGGAGTTCCTGGAACCGAAGGTGATGCCTACAAGATCACCCTGGACCAGACCACTCTCCCGGAGGGAATTGCTGTAACCGAGGGTGGCGCAACGCAGGAAAAGGTGCTCGGCAAGGGCACCACTGTGGTGCAAAACTTCTTTATCGGTGAGGGAACTCGCGTCACTGTTTCCATGTTCGACCAGGTTGTCGCTCGCCTGATTTACGGCATCAACTTCGGTTTGATGCTTGGACTTGCGGCCGTTGGTCTGTCCTTAGTCTTTGGAACCACAGGTCTTTCAAACTTTGCACACTCCGAGATGGTGACCTTCGGTGCCATCATGGCCCTAGTTCTGGGAACCGGCCTCCAACTGCCGATTTGGCTGGCCATTCCAGCTGCGGTTCTTCTCTCAGGTGGCCTCGGTTGGGCGCTGGATGCTGGATTGTGGAAACCACTTCGTAAGAAGGGTCTCGCACTCGTGCAGCTGATGATCGTTTCAATCGGCCTCTCGCTAACCGTCCGCTACCTGTTCCAATACTTCGTTGGCGGTGGAACCGAGCAGCTTCCGGGCGCAGACTCGACCCTGGTACCACTATTTGGTTCGGTTGCCCTTTCGGTTACCGACCTGGTTTCGATGGGAATCTCGATTGTCGTAATCGGTGGCTTCGCATGGTGGCTACTAAAGACCAAGACCGGAAAGGCAACTCGCGCCATTTCCGACAACCCAGACTTAGCCGCAGCATCAGGAATTGACGTAGACAAGGTTATCCAGACCGTTTGGATCATCTCGGGTGCACTGGCCGGTTTGGCTGGAGTGCTGTGGGCCTACTTCCGCCCCGGAATCAAGTGGGACATGGGTGCTCAGATTCTGCTACTTATCTTTGCCGCGGTTACCTTGGGCGGTCTCGGAACTGCATTCGGCGCCCTGCTTGGTTCTCTTGTGGTGGGCATCCTGGTCGAGACCAGCTCGCTCTTGATCCCAGCCGACCTCAAGTACGTGGGTGCACTGGTAGTTCTCATTGGAATTCTGCTCTTCAGGCCTCAGGGCATCTTGGGCAAGAAACAACGGATTGGTTAG
- the guaB gene encoding IMP dehydrogenase, translating to MELHDPFSLVGLTYDDVLLLPGQSDVVPSGVNTKTQVSRNISISVPLISSAMDTVTEARMAIAMARQGGLGILHRNLSIDEQANQVDLVKRSEAGMVSHPVTTTPYATIQEVDDLCGKYRVSGLPVVDEDGKLVGIVTNRDMRFVLEVQRTTTLVKDVMTPMPLIVGKVGINPDEAMAMLAQHRIEKLPLVDDNGKLRGLITVKDFDKSEKYPNASKDGAGRLLVGAAIGVGPDAWERAMALVETGVDMLIVDTAHGHNTAVLDMIRKLKAEPFAKMTDIVGGNIATREGAQALVDAGADGVKVGVGPGSICTTRVVAGVGVPQVTAVHMAAQAARAAGVPVIADGGLQYSGDIPKALVAGANSVMLGSLLAGTDEAPGDITFVGGKQYKTYRGMGSLGAMQSRGQARSYSKDRYFQDDVLREDKLVPEGIEGRVPYRGSVASVVHQLVGGLRASMGYVGAGTIEELQAKGKFVRITAAGLRESHPHDVQMTIEAPNYGTR from the coding sequence TTGGAGCTTCACGACCCTTTCTCCCTCGTCGGTCTCACCTATGACGATGTGCTCCTGCTCCCCGGCCAATCCGATGTGGTCCCTTCCGGGGTAAACACCAAGACCCAGGTTTCCAGAAACATCTCTATTTCAGTCCCGCTGATCTCCTCCGCCATGGACACCGTGACAGAGGCCAGAATGGCAATTGCCATGGCTCGCCAGGGTGGTTTGGGGATTTTGCACCGCAACCTCTCTATTGACGAGCAGGCCAACCAGGTTGATTTGGTCAAGCGCAGTGAGGCCGGGATGGTTTCTCACCCGGTCACAACAACCCCCTACGCCACCATCCAGGAGGTCGATGACCTCTGCGGCAAGTATCGAGTCTCGGGCCTTCCGGTGGTAGACGAGGACGGCAAGCTGGTCGGTATCGTAACCAACCGCGACATGCGATTCGTTTTAGAGGTGCAGCGCACCACGACTCTGGTTAAAGATGTGATGACACCTATGCCACTGATTGTTGGAAAGGTCGGCATCAACCCTGACGAGGCCATGGCCATGCTGGCCCAGCACCGCATCGAGAAGCTTCCTCTGGTTGATGACAACGGCAAGCTTCGGGGACTTATAACCGTAAAAGATTTTGACAAGAGCGAGAAGTATCCGAATGCATCCAAGGACGGCGCTGGCCGACTGTTGGTTGGAGCCGCCATTGGCGTGGGCCCAGATGCTTGGGAGCGTGCCATGGCGCTGGTGGAGACCGGCGTTGACATGCTGATAGTGGACACCGCCCACGGTCACAACACGGCAGTTCTAGACATGATTCGAAAGCTCAAAGCCGAACCATTTGCCAAAATGACCGACATCGTCGGCGGAAACATTGCCACTCGCGAGGGAGCCCAGGCGCTTGTTGATGCCGGAGCTGACGGAGTCAAGGTGGGCGTGGGTCCGGGCTCGATTTGCACGACCCGCGTGGTGGCCGGAGTCGGTGTTCCTCAAGTCACCGCCGTGCACATGGCTGCGCAGGCAGCCAGGGCTGCCGGGGTGCCAGTGATCGCTGATGGCGGACTGCAGTATTCAGGAGATATTCCAAAGGCGTTGGTTGCCGGGGCAAACTCCGTGATGCTCGGATCGCTTTTGGCCGGAACCGATGAGGCTCCAGGAGACATCACCTTTGTTGGCGGAAAGCAATACAAGACTTACCGCGGAATGGGTTCGCTCGGTGCCATGCAGTCGCGAGGCCAGGCGCGTTCCTACTCAAAGGACCGCTATTTCCAAGACGATGTTTTGCGCGAGGACAAGCTGGTCCCCGAGGGCATCGAAGGTCGAGTGCCCTACCGCGGCTCCGTTGCATCGGTTGTGCACCAGTTGGTCGGAGGCCTCAGGGCATCCATGGGATACGTGGGAGCCGGCACCATCGAGGAGCTGCAGGCCAAGGGCAAGTTTGTTCGAATTACCGCCGCTGGGCTGAGGGAGTCTCACCCGCACGATGTTCAGATGACCATCGAAGCACCTAACTACGGCACTCGCTAG
- a CDS encoding GuaB3 family IMP dehydrogenase-related protein, translating to MTEIEIGRGKRARQSYAFDDIAVVPTRRTRDPEDVSTAWAIDAYKFELPIVAAPMDSAMSPATAIAIGKLGGLGVLDLEGLWTRYEDPTQQLEEIASAKAEDATSVLQRVYAKPIQPELITARLAEIRAAGVTVAGALSPQRTQEFSSVVLKAGVELFVIRGNTVSAEHVSQNQEPLNLKDFIYKLDVPVMVGGAASYKAALHLMRTGAAGVLVGFGGGAASSTRKVLGIHAPMATAVADVAAARRDYMDESGGRYVHVIADGGLGTSGDIVKAIACGADAVMLGTVLARAAEAPGRGWHWGQEAVSQKLPRGNRVWVGSHAPLENILLGPADNAEGTSNLIGALKRSMATTGYSDVKEFQRVDVVVNPYE from the coding sequence ATGACTGAAATCGAAATCGGCCGGGGCAAGCGCGCCCGCCAGTCCTACGCGTTTGACGACATCGCGGTGGTTCCAACTCGACGCACCCGCGACCCCGAGGATGTCTCAACCGCCTGGGCCATTGACGCCTACAAATTTGAGCTGCCAATAGTTGCCGCCCCCATGGACTCCGCTATGAGCCCGGCCACCGCAATCGCGATTGGAAAACTTGGCGGCCTGGGAGTCTTGGACCTTGAGGGACTATGGACCAGGTATGAGGATCCAACCCAGCAGCTGGAGGAGATTGCCAGCGCCAAGGCCGAGGATGCGACGTCGGTGTTACAGCGGGTTTACGCTAAGCCGATTCAACCTGAGCTCATCACCGCTCGCCTGGCCGAGATTCGAGCCGCCGGAGTGACGGTTGCCGGAGCGCTTTCCCCGCAGCGCACCCAGGAGTTTTCCTCGGTGGTGTTAAAGGCGGGCGTCGAATTGTTTGTGATTCGCGGAAACACAGTCTCCGCGGAGCACGTTTCACAGAATCAAGAACCGCTGAACCTCAAGGACTTCATCTACAAGTTAGATGTGCCGGTCATGGTTGGTGGGGCGGCCAGCTACAAGGCAGCACTGCACCTGATGCGCACCGGTGCAGCCGGCGTCCTGGTTGGCTTTGGCGGCGGCGCGGCATCCTCAACTCGCAAGGTGCTGGGCATTCACGCCCCGATGGCGACAGCGGTTGCTGATGTTGCAGCAGCAAGGCGTGACTACATGGATGAGTCCGGCGGGCGCTATGTGCACGTAATCGCCGACGGCGGTCTTGGAACCTCTGGGGATATCGTCAAGGCAATCGCCTGCGGTGCCGATGCCGTAATGCTGGGCACAGTCCTTGCCAGGGCTGCCGAGGCTCCCGGTCGCGGTTGGCACTGGGGTCAGGAAGCAGTTAGCCAAAAACTTCCCCGGGGAAACCGGGTTTGGGTTGGCTCTCACGCTCCGCTTGAGAACATTTTGCTCGGGCCAGCGGACAATGCGGAGGGCACCAGCAACCTGATCGGTGCGCTCAAGCGATCCATGGCAACCACCGGGTATTCCGACGTCAAGGAATTCCAGCGAGTTGACGTGGTAGTCAACCCCTACGAGTAA
- a CDS encoding SURF1 family cytochrome oxidase biogenesis protein codes for MPRPNFWAVARRPKWIGGLALAMLVAITFSLLMQWQLSRTFNTVGVSIEQSQPVPIDQLLTPNQVIQSAVFDRRVSFQARLDPSNAHVVSDRLQLTETGESVRGYWLISNSEVNGAWLTLALGFTRDLAIAQAALAKLKPVEFEAVGFVEPTEAVKEATPEALGSVALSQLINLYSAEPIDAFPAYVILESGLDTGLEPITIGIRQQQVEINWLTAFYAIEWAFFALAAFYLWWRLVMDQVQREREAE; via the coding sequence ATGCCAAGACCTAACTTTTGGGCAGTTGCTCGAAGGCCAAAGTGGATAGGTGGCCTCGCGCTGGCGATGTTGGTGGCTATCACCTTCTCGCTGTTGATGCAGTGGCAACTCAGCCGAACCTTCAACACCGTTGGCGTTTCGATTGAGCAATCTCAGCCGGTCCCCATCGACCAACTGCTGACCCCAAACCAGGTGATTCAGTCGGCGGTTTTTGACCGCAGGGTCAGCTTCCAGGCAAGACTCGATCCGTCAAACGCTCATGTGGTTTCGGATCGTTTGCAGCTGACAGAGACCGGTGAGAGTGTTCGGGGTTACTGGCTGATCAGCAACTCAGAGGTCAACGGTGCATGGCTTACCTTGGCCCTGGGTTTCACCAGGGACCTCGCAATTGCTCAGGCGGCGCTCGCAAAACTGAAACCCGTAGAGTTTGAGGCCGTTGGTTTTGTTGAACCAACTGAGGCGGTGAAAGAGGCCACCCCTGAAGCCTTGGGCTCGGTGGCGCTTTCTCAACTGATAAATCTTTACTCCGCTGAGCCGATTGACGCATTTCCGGCTTATGTGATCTTGGAGTCGGGCTTGGATACCGGACTTGAACCCATCACCATTGGCATTCGTCAGCAACAGGTTGAGATCAACTGGCTAACCGCCTTCTATGCCATTGAGTGGGCATTTTTTGCTCTGGCTGCCTTCTACCTTTGGTGGCGTTTGGTGATGGACCAGGTGCAGCGCGAGCGCGAAGCCGAGTAA
- a CDS encoding HPr family phosphocarrier protein has translation MSTISATVVIQDPIGLHARPAGQIVKLVKESGLTIRMGKAGEELVLANSPLRMMALKAKTGEEMLVEIDTEDEALAQSLISQIQDFLKG, from the coding sequence ATGTCAACCATTTCCGCAACCGTCGTGATTCAGGACCCAATCGGCCTGCACGCCCGTCCAGCCGGCCAAATTGTCAAATTGGTCAAAGAATCGGGCCTCACGATTCGCATGGGTAAAGCAGGAGAAGAGTTGGTACTGGCTAACTCCCCGCTGCGCATGATGGCGTTGAAGGCTAAGACCGGCGAGGAAATGCTGGTGGAAATCGACACCGAAGACGAGGCCCTGGCGCAGTCCCTGATTTCCCAGATTCAAGACTTCCTCAAGGGATAG
- a CDS encoding putative PEP-binding protein produces MEVLSGLGVGLNAVRAEVFRVKPQAALPAAAKHAGDAAAEKLTLRNAISAVSAHLAELSEKAGETSAEIFEALTMLLEDEDLFDTAAAEIEAGWNAGTAFIAAVDSLEEIFAGDDAFMERLVDLKDLAKRVAAHIAGVSLGLDLPSSGRFVIVGEDFSPADTAQFTDAVVGVITIKGGPTSHTAIICRSKSIPAVVSCAQAEGLLDGMEVLVDPVGDRVVVGGDDTMITKAISFVAKSLDPIIPVRANIGSLEDSIQAATTAANGVGLFRTELLYLSENTVPSRQKQTKAYTEILSAAPEGPIVVRTIDAGSDKPVPFLHMPHEENPALGIRGYRLITDHRDFLVDQLVSLEAARVASGREVWVMAPMIATAQEALDFAELARSSGSYKVGIMVETPSIAMALGDLSGKLDFISVGTNDLSQYLFAADRMNAGLGALLNPWQPALIRMLAKIAQDSEAAGVSSGVCGESASDPAFAVVLAGLGFKSVSASRSQVGAVRSALSSVTLEQAQQVAKVALSSNNAENCKAAVLDALAKIAQE; encoded by the coding sequence GTGGAGGTACTTTCTGGTCTCGGTGTTGGTCTAAATGCAGTTCGCGCCGAAGTCTTTCGCGTAAAGCCTCAGGCTGCACTGCCAGCGGCAGCCAAGCATGCTGGCGACGCAGCGGCAGAGAAGCTCACGCTGCGAAACGCCATTAGTGCAGTCTCGGCTCACCTCGCCGAGCTATCGGAAAAAGCAGGCGAAACCAGCGCTGAGATTTTTGAGGCACTCACCATGCTGCTAGAGGACGAAGACCTTTTTGACACCGCCGCCGCGGAGATTGAAGCTGGCTGGAATGCCGGCACGGCATTCATCGCAGCCGTAGATTCCCTAGAGGAAATTTTTGCTGGCGATGACGCATTCATGGAGCGCTTGGTTGACCTCAAGGACCTTGCAAAGCGGGTTGCCGCCCACATCGCAGGCGTATCCCTAGGGCTTGATCTGCCCTCAAGCGGAAGATTTGTAATTGTGGGTGAGGACTTCTCACCGGCAGACACCGCCCAATTCACCGATGCGGTGGTCGGGGTAATCACCATCAAGGGTGGACCCACCTCCCACACCGCGATCATTTGTCGCTCCAAGTCGATTCCCGCGGTTGTGTCCTGCGCGCAAGCCGAGGGCCTGCTGGACGGTATGGAAGTTTTGGTTGACCCGGTTGGGGACCGAGTTGTGGTTGGCGGCGATGACACCATGATCACGAAGGCAATCAGTTTTGTCGCTAAGAGCCTTGACCCGATCATTCCGGTCAGGGCCAATATCGGCTCTCTGGAGGATTCCATTCAGGCAGCCACTACCGCAGCCAATGGCGTTGGATTGTTCCGCACCGAACTTCTCTACCTTTCGGAGAACACAGTTCCCTCGAGGCAAAAGCAGACCAAGGCCTACACCGAGATTTTGAGCGCGGCCCCCGAAGGTCCAATTGTGGTGCGAACAATTGATGCCGGAAGCGATAAGCCAGTGCCCTTCCTGCACATGCCTCACGAGGAAAACCCTGCCCTGGGTATTCGCGGCTATCGGCTAATTACCGACCACAGAGATTTCCTAGTTGACCAATTGGTATCTCTCGAGGCTGCCCGAGTCGCATCCGGCAGAGAGGTCTGGGTCATGGCACCCATGATCGCAACCGCCCAGGAGGCCCTCGACTTTGCTGAGCTCGCCAGATCCTCCGGCAGCTACAAGGTCGGAATCATGGTCGAAACCCCCTCAATCGCTATGGCATTGGGTGACCTCTCGGGCAAGCTCGACTTCATCTCGGTCGGCACTAATGATCTTTCGCAGTACCTATTTGCAGCGGACCGAATGAATGCTGGCCTCGGGGCGCTATTGAATCCATGGCAGCCCGCGTTGATTCGCATGCTGGCGAAGATCGCTCAGGACTCTGAGGCAGCTGGAGTCTCATCCGGGGTTTGCGGTGAATCGGCTTCTGATCCAGCGTTCGCGGTTGTCCTCGCGGGACTGGGGTTCAAGTCCGTTTCGGCTTCAAGGTCTCAGGTTGGGGCGGTGCGCTCAGCGCTATCGTCGGTGACATTGGAGCAGGCTCAGCAGGTTGCCAAGGTGGCACTTTCATCTAACAATGCGGAGAACTGCAAGGCAGCGGTTCTAGATGCACTAGCCAAAATAGCCCAGGAGTAA